A region of the Methanomicrobiales archaeon genome:
TATTGATATACACAAAACCGTTTGCAGATATTCTGGATCGTGCGGAAGCATCCCTGCGGGTCAACGCGAATCAGTGTCCGGGCGGGTTCGCGTATGCTGGAACAGAGTTCCCGAGTCGTTCGCCGACCTGCTGCAGGGTGACTGGTAGATGCAGCAATCGTTCCATAACGCATATATCCCTGGACTGCAAGGTATCTTTAGTTTACAAAATACCAATATATTTTGATATTGTAAACCGAAGCTGTGACGGTGAGACAGGATGACCATGGGAGAACGGATACGATCGGCACGTATTGGGGCAGGTTTGAGCCAGAGGGCTCTGGGGCGGGAGGTGGGACTGAGCGCCATGGCGATCTCGAAATACGAGAGCGGCAAAGTCGTCCCGAGCTCCGGGGTCATCATTCAGTTGAGCGAGGTCCTGGGAGTGAGTGTCGACTACTTCTTCCGCTCCATATCGGTGAACCTCTCACAACCGCAGTATCGGTGCCGCAAGCCGCTCAAGAAAAAAGAGGAGAGGCAGATCCATGCAGAGGTTCGGGAGTGGTTCGAGAGGTACCTCGAGATAGAACTGATCCTGGGCGAGGAGAAGACCCTTACGCTTCCTTCCCCGGAGAACTGCCGCATAACGACCCTGGACGATATCGAAGACGTGGCGCAGAGCGTCCGCGATGAGTGGGACCTGGGGCTGGACCCTATCGAGAGCGTCATGGATGTGCTGGAGCAGCACGGCGTTAAAGTCGGCGTCATCGGAGCCACGGATAAGTTCGACGCGCTGACGTTCTACCACGAAGATTCAACGCCCGTCATCGCCGTGAACAGCGATATGCCCGGGGACCGCCAGCGGTTCAACCTCGCCCACGAACTCGGCCACCTCCTGCTCCGGATCGAGGGAGACGTCGATGAAGAGAAGGCGGCCCACCGGTTTGCCGCTGCGTTCCTTGTGCCGAAGAAGATGGCGTTCAGGGAACTTGGGGAGCAGCGCCGGAACATATCCCCGCGGGAGTTCTACGTCCTCAAGCATAAGTGGGGCATGAGCATGAGTGCCTGGCTCCACCGGGCTGCCGATCTCGGGATCATATCGGAGAGCACTTCGGAACGCCTCTGGACCCTCTTCAATAAGCATGGATGGCGGCAGAATGAACCGGGAGCCCCGCTTCCGTCGGAGCGTCCGACGCACATGAAACTGCTGGTGCTCCGTGCGTTGAGTGAGAAGAAGATAAGCCAGTCGCGAGCCCGGGAACTCCTCGGGAGCGAACAGCCGATCGAGCATTATATGGACTCATTCTAGGCGATACTCGTGAGGAATATCCGGCTCCGGTGTTCTGTCGATGCAAATTACATCTTCGACCTGGATGCCGGCGGAATCCTCGATTGCCCCTCAGGTCTCGGCTATACCTTCCTCATGGCGAACTTCATCGCCCACGAAATAAAGACAGTCCCCCCCGGAGAGGTTGCGGCGTTGCGGCCTGGAGATCGTCGACCTGGATCCCGGGCAGGTTCTGGAGATCTATGAACTCCGCCAGAGACATCGGGGACTCTCCCACAGAGACCTGTCTGCATTTGTCCTGGCATGGGATACGCGTTCTGTGCTGGTGACTGGCGACGGTCCCTTACGCACGATGGCCCAAGAGAACGGCGTGGAGTGCCACGGAACATTGTGGATCCTGGATGCCCTTGTGGATGAGGGTATTCTCGAGGGAGCGCGTGCCGCAGATGCCATACGGTCGATGCTGGCGTATGGCCGGTGGCTCCCGAGGGCAGACTGCGAGGCGCGAATAGAGAGGTGGGATCCGTAAGCCCGGTCGTTCCCGATAGCCGTAGCCTTCGCACTCACTACAAAACCAGAGCCCCTCCATACTAATCCAGATTAGAACTAGTCTGGATTAGGAACTTCATCGACCACGAACCCGAGCGCAGGGCCAACAGATACCGCATTTCGAACCGCGTGGGGTGTTCCCGGTGTGGTAACATGACCAAACACGGGAAGGAATGAGGAACGCTTCCTGAATCGGTTAGGTGCTCCGATTGCGGGTCGGCATCTATGAGAAGGAGAAACCCACAGTATACGAATACCGACATTGCCATCGTTTATTCCGAATAACGGCTACCCCCTCCTCACGCTCTGCACAGGGTGGTGCGCTCGGTCATTAGCCGGGCGCACTGCCCGGCTATGGGATCTCGTAAGTCTCCCATCGCCCTAACTACGGAGGGGTTTCACATACAATCGAAATCGAGATCGATCAAGTCGTCGGCCTGTCAGGCCGACATGATAGGCCGCTACACTACCAAGGCGCTCTGTGTCTCGCTGGGTATTGTATCGTCCCAAGATGGCGAGGATCCGACCTTTGGCCTGCTGACCACAGGTCAATCCATCTGCTCGCGCCCGGCCACCTCCCGGTGCGATACCGGGCGCACCACCTGGCTGGCAGTATCCATGGTCCAGTTCGACTGTCGCCTTGGTATGGCGGAGTCACAACCAATTGGACCATGACAGATGAGACTGCATGTAGACTGATCGATCATGGCGGACTGAGAGAGTCCATCGACCAATCATCTCGCACAAAGATGTATCATGACCCCCGATCTGGAAGCCGGCACGTCAACCGCTCTGTCCGATCATCTTTGGGTAATGTAGCTCACGGGTAGTATAGCGGCCTATCCTGCGGTCCTACCACACCCGCACGATCGATTGGGTCCCCCGCGAACACGCATCCTGGTGCAGACAAATCCCGCTCTGTAGAAATGATTACAAGAATCTGAATTGAGTGGGATGCGAGGGTTCGCTTCAGGTTGTAGAGGATGATTTTGATTTTAATTTCCTTGGCCTGGAGGCGGTATTTTCTGGATCTCAGGCTTTCGCCGAGAGTTCG
Encoded here:
- a CDS encoding XRE family transcriptional regulator, with amino-acid sequence MGERIRSARIGAGLSQRALGREVGLSAMAISKYESGKVVPSSGVIIQLSEVLGVSVDYFFRSISVNLSQPQYRCRKPLKKKEERQIHAEVREWFERYLEIELILGEEKTLTLPSPENCRITTLDDIEDVAQSVRDEWDLGLDPIESVMDVLEQHGVKVGVIGATDKFDALTFYHEDSTPVIAVNSDMPGDRQRFNLAHELGHLLLRIEGDVDEEKAAHRFAAAFLVPKKMAFRELGEQRRNISPREFYVLKHKWGMSMSAWLHRAADLGIISESTSERLWTLFNKHGWRQNEPGAPLPSERPTHMKLLVLRALSEKKISQSRARELLGSEQPIEHYMDSF